DNA from Leptospira bandrabouensis:
AATCGTCAACTGTATGATTAGATAAGCCACCAGGAAGTTCGACAAGTGTATTTTCCATTGCTTGCAATGTCTGAATTGAGTTTTCTAGTTTTAAATCCTTTCTAGTAAGGCTGCCAATTGTATGACCAATAAGAAAAAAAATCATTAATCCTATTGCAGTGATAAGTCTCCATCTAGATTTCATTTTAAAATCTCCATTGAATTGAAATAATTGTATTCTGATTTTAATTTACAATTTAAAAGTGGAAAGGTATTGTAAAAAAGGGAACTAATCATTGAAATTATTATCTCTAAAGATAAGAGCTGAATTGGCTGAAATTATCGAAAGTATCTGGTGGTTTGAAAGTGGAATAGGCATTCCTAGCTCGGATAGTGCAATTGTTGTACCGCACAGTAGTGCAAAGTTAATCGTTCCTGTTTGTGGAAAATTAAAAACCGAAGAATTTGGCTTAACTAATGAATACCCATTATCAAAAATTTTGGTTACGGGGATATGGGATCATCCAGTTTCAATTCGTTCATCTGAATATCAAATCAATACTCTTATCTTCCGATTGACCACTATAGGAGGTTATCAAATCTTTCCATTCCCATTACATGAATCAACAAATAAGATTTTATATTTCTCTGATATTTTTGGTAAACCAGTAAACAATTTAGAAGAATCAATTAGTAACATAAAAGATCCATATCGGATTTCGGACAGTATTCAAGAATTCTTAATCTATATGAAAAATTTATTAAATAGAGAAAATCCAATCGTGAATTATGTGGTTAGTCAGATACAAATACAAAAAGGACAATATTTCATTCAGGAAATTTTTGAGGATATAGGATACAGCAAACGTTATATTGATAAATTGTTCCAATCTTATGTCGGAGTTTCTCCAAAGTTGATTTCATCCATTGAGAGATTTCAATCAATTTACAAAACATGGGCGAAAACAGACATCATTCATTTTCAGAAACTTGGGTTATTAGATTTATACTATGATCAGTCACATTTTATTAAAGAATTTAAAAAATATACCGGACATAGTCCGAATCGATTTACTTCCAAGGAAAATCAATTTGGTAAATTATTTTATAAAAATCTCTAAATGAGTTTTCAAAGCTTTCAAATTATCTTTAATATCTGTTGATTCAACAAAATAGGATAATTGCCATTTTTGAGTTGTGATTCCTTGTTTATTATTCGGTTTATCCCAAGACGGATACACTCTAAATCCTCGTTTACCTATATGCTTACCAAATAAAATTCCTTTTTCATTAAGGACCACTTTGGAAAAAAGAAAGTAACCGGTTTTGTTTTGATTGATTGTTTCTATGATATAAAGATCAATATTGTCCTTATATAGAAAAGGTTCAATCGGTCCATTTTTACTTCGTTTCCATAAGGTTACAAACTGTCCTATTTTTTTCGGAGTAGATTTGGCGGTTCTAAATATAAATTTTATATTTTTAGTTTTAAGGTAACATGCGTTATATTCTTTGCTTTCTTCGTCTAAGTAAACTTCTTCAATTAATAATTCAAAAGGATCAAATAGTGAATTTTGCAAATTTTTTAGAAATTCAGGTAAGTTTTTTTTAGATGTAGAGATAGATTTCATTACTGACATTTAATGTGATACTATTTTGAGGCCCACAACAGATAATACTAAAGTCGAGAGGAAAAATAGTCTCCAAAATTCCATTGGCTCTTTGAAAAATAGAATGCCAATCACTACAGTTCCTAAGGCACCAATACCGGTCCATACCGCATAACTCGTTCCGATCGGTAGCGTTTGTGTTACTTTAATAAGTAAACCCATACTGATAATTAGCGAAATTAAAAATCCCAAATACCAAAGATAGGTTTCTGTTCCAGTCGTGTCTTTTGTTTTGCCTAAACAAAAAGCAAATAAAACTTCGAAAAGACCTGCGATTAAGAGTAAAATCCAACTCATATACGCTCCTGAAAGGCTATCCTCTCCAATCATCTTTGGTTGTAAACTCCATATGAATGAAGTGATTTGGGTAAGTAGATGTAGTTTGTATCGCGACAGTGTTTATTGAAACACCAATCTTACGTAGTGAGGCCTCGGCTTTTATTTTGAATTTGCTTAAAAATTATTCAACCATTTAGTTTAATAATTGACTAAAAAAATACTGACTAATTTACTCAACCTAATGGTTGAATTTAAGAAGAAAGAACTAGTATTGGATCGTGTTTTTGCTGCTCTTGCGGACCATTCAAGAAGACAAATGTTGGCTAGGCTTCGAAAGGGGTCTTTGAGTATTTCCGAACTTGCGGAACCATTTGAAATGTCTTTTGCCGGGGTTGCTAAACACATAGAAGTATTAACCGAAGCACAACTCGTTAAAAAAGTTCGCGCACCTGAAGATGGGCGCAGTTATCGGTTGGAACTACAAAACCAAACTTTAACAGAAGCAAGTAATTGGATTATTTATCATCAAGAGTTTTGGACAAATAAATTAGCAAATTTAGAAGCATTTTTTGAGGAGAAAGTTCGTGAACAACCAAGTGTTAAAAGTAGAAAGAAAAATTAACGCGGAACGAAAGAGTTTATTTCAAGCCTGGCTCGATGTTAAAGATTTTTCTCGCTGGTTTTTGTCTGGTGAACTAATTGGCATTGAATCTGTTACCTTAGATCCAAGACCCGGTGGAAAGTTTTTAATCAATATGAGTCTTGATGGGAAAATTCTTCCTCATACTGGTGAATACATTACCATTGATGAACCTAATAAACTAGTTTTTACTTGGTGTTCTCATGCGACAGATAACCGTAATACACTTGTTACTGTAACATTTACTGATTTATCTGATGTTATCATTGAGAATTCAAAAGAAAAATCTCAAAAACCAAAAACTTTGGTAACCTTAGTTCATGAAATGCTAACTAACGATATTCAGATAAAGAATCACAACTACGGATGGACAAGTATCTTGGAAGGATTGGATCAATGGTTTAGTAAGTAGAGTTTGGTTGTATTAGAAGATAAATAAATTAGAATAAATTTAAGGAGTGTTGTATGGGAATTTATCACAAAGTTGGGATCCGGGCTACAGAGAAAGAAGTGATCAGCGCACTGACCACTAAATCAGGTTTAGCCAATTGGTGGACAAAGGAAGTTGGTGGAGATTTTACATCAGGTGTTTCTACAGTAGGAGATATGATTTCATTTGGGTTTGGGCATGGGAATGTAATTGAAATGAAAGTCCAAGAACTAACACCTAATCGTGTATTATGGGAATGTATATCGGGGCCAGAAGATTGGATAGAATCCCATATAGATTTCCAATTGAAATTAGGAAACACTTCCAGTGGAGAGAAATTGACAATTTTATTTTTTCGACATAAAGATTGGAAGTTGGAAACGGAGTTTACTGCTCATTGTAGTATGAAATGGGCGACTTTTCTTCTTAGCTTAAAAAACTATATAGAAAACGGGGTAGGAAAACCATCACCTGAGGATATCAAAATCGATGATATAAATTAATTTTTTTTCATCTAAGATTGTGATTTGCCTTTGTCCATTTAAAACGAAGGCTAATGATCAGCGATAGGAATTAAAACTAGAATTCTGGTATCTACATTTCAACTATTCAATTTTTTTTAACATTTAATTTTTAATTTCAATTGAATTGTGTAGTTCTTTGGTTTCGCAAAGAACTGATGCCTTTTCTTCGAAATTTGTATTCACTTCCTTACGAGTGGTAGGTGTAAGCAATGCTGTGGAAAAAATAAGAATTCGTACAGAAAATAACCACACATTTTATAGTACAAGATGTACCCATTTTAACAAAGAAAATTCGTTGATTGGAAAATTAAGGTTAAATCTAGTTAAAACATCCATATTAGAAAAATTATGGATAATGAAGTTAAGAATTTATTGTCATGAATATCGAATTTTAGTTATTAGAAAAATATGATTGAATTATTTGAATTTGCTTTATCGGGAAATTGCTACAAAGTAAGATTGATGTTGTCTTTAATAAACTTAAAATATGAAAGTCGAATTGTAAATGGATTAGAAAAAGAACATAAAGCTGCTTCGTTTTTGGCTATGAATCCCTTTGGTCAAGTCCCAGTTCTTAAAGATAAAGGTAACGTTCTCCGGGATAGTCAAGGAATATTAGTTTATTTAGCTCTTGCTTATGCTGAGTCTTCTTGGTTCCCAATGGATCCTGTTCAATCAGCCGAGGTAGTGGCGTGGTTATCTACTGCAGCGAATGAAGTTTCACGTGGTCCAGGCGCTTTAAGATCTCATTATTTACTGGGACGTCCTATTAATCTTGAGGAAGCAAAATCTGTAACAGAAAATGTTCTCTCTATTTTGGAAAATAGACTCACGAATCGCAATTGGTTGGCAACGGATTCCATTACTATAGCTGACATAGCAATATATCCTTATATAGCGCTTTGTCACCAAGGAAAGGTTGATTTATTTCCTTATGAGAATATTAGAAAATGGATGGTTCGTATTGAAAGTTTGCCAAACTATATTTCTATGCAAGGAATCGATAAACAGGTGTTGTGATTTAGTTTTTTTTTATAAACTAAATATTTTGTAATCCTGGAATATCAATCGGTTGTCTATGTTTGACATTCAGTGTGGTAACTAACAGCTAATTTATTTATACTCGTAGTGATCCTCGGAATCCTCTCGCTGCATAGTAAGATTCAGCACCATTATGATAGATAAAAACCGTATTGTAACGAAAATCGGCAAATAATGCTCCGCCTAAATTTCTAATGCTAGCAGGTGTTAATATCCAGCTTGATGTTTTTGTATCAAAATTGCCTAAAGTTTGTAATTCTCTGTATTGTTTCTCTGTTAATAACTCAATACCCATTTCCATTGCCATACCTACAGCTGAATTTTTGGGTTTGTTTTCTTTTCTCTCTTCTAAAGCTTTGAGATCATAACATATACTTCGACGGTCTTTTGGAGATTCTGGGGAACAGTCAATAAAGACGTATTCATTTGTATTTTGATCATATCCTACCACATCTGGTTCTCCTCCCGTTTTCTCCATTTCATAAAGAGACCAGAGTTTATCAGGATTTGATTCTAATTTCTTTTGGACCTTCTCCCATTCGAGGTTTTTGTGGCGGTTTCTGTTTTTTTCGAAGCGAGTTCTAAGTTCTTTAATCAAGTCTTCTGATTGTTTTAAAGTTAATTTCTTCTTTTTACTCATACTTTTACTCTATTTTGGGATGTTAGCTTATTAATAATTATAATTGCCATATTGTATAAATAAATTGCAACAATTGTTTCTTTCCCTTTTTCGAACAAACTATCTATGAACAATTGTAAGGTTTCCATTAAAACCTTACAATTGATTTTTTTAGTGTTTTAGAATCTAAAGATGTGGTTTAGCTTGATAAATTGTTTGTAGTTTTAATAGCTATTATATTGAGTCAAATTGTGAGAAGGATTTATTGTCTTAGATTTTAGTTTAAAACATCGACTAGTTAACGAAGAATTAAAATGGTTTGCTCCAAATGTAATCAGACTTTTCTAAACACAAAGTAAATTTTCGAATCCTAAAAAAGACAAAGTTTGATTTGAGCTTAAGTCAAAACAAACTGAAAAATATAAATATTGCTGGTTTTCCTATTGATAAAGTAGTTATTAAATATTCTCTCCTTTTGCTAACTTTTCGATTATTTCTTTAATGCGTTTATCTCTTGTTTCTGTTTTTTTTGCTGTATGGATTCGGAATCCAATAGAAAAAAGATTTGTTTTATTTAGCTTCTTGAAAAAATCTTCTGCATTTTTGTTTTTACTTAGTTCTAATAAAAAGTCATTTGGGATAATCATTTTTGTTGGCGAATCATATGCCTTATCCCATCGACCATCTGCCTTTGCTTTTTCAACAGCTATTAAACCTGGTGATTTCATTTTACCTTCATTGATTAATCTTTCAACGTGTCCAGTGTTTACTTTCGACCAAATGCTTTTTGCAGTTCTAGGAGAAAACTTTTGCAACCAAGATTGTTCATCAAACTTTTGTTTTTGACTATCTATCCAGCCATAACATAGTGCTACATCAAGTGCTTCTGAGTAACTTATAGATTTTAATCCGGTATCTTTTTTGAATATTCTTAACCAAATTCCAATTGAATTTTCATGATTCTTTTTGAGCCAATTTTCAAATTTGTTTTGTGTTTTAAATTCTAGTGTTGGAATAGTATTTATTTGATTCATATTTATTGAATTTTATATTTTGTTCATTATTCTGTTGCATATATTGCATACATAGCAACTTATTTTTTGATGCATTGAAGCTTGTGCCTGAAATTGTTCAAAAATTTACTGATTTTTTTCTATGGAATATTTGTATTCATAGCAGGAAAGTTCTAATATGAATAGATGTAGCTACTGTTATGTAACGCAGCATATAATTAAAAAAAAGATTTAGCCTCAATATTAGTAGCATCTGGCATAAAATAAAAAATTTTTATGAAAAAGAATATATAAACAAAGCGATAGTCATTTTTTTTCACAAATTTCCAAGATATTTTTATATTTAAATAGCTCATTTTTTTTTAAATTAACTTTAGTGAAATTAAATAAAAGTAGCGTGTTTCGCAGATAATATTTTTTAAAAAAAATATTATCACCTATTCATTTTATCTTTTTAACTATGTTCTGTGTGTATGCAGAATTGATGAAATCAAAGCTTTATCAGGTTTTATTTTCTCGTTTTGGTTTTTCTGAATTTTGAACTACTAAGCTTAAAGCCAATAGTTGTTTTAAGTCTATCGAATTCAGATTTATTAAAATCTACTTCCTTACAACTGCGATCATTTATATGTTGCAAGGATAAGATTCTTTTAATTGCTTCTTTCATTGTTGGATTGGCATCGTTAATTTTTTTGGCATGACTTCAGGACATTGGTAACGGTTATCTGCCGGTCATGTATCAAAATTGATATTCTATATTTTTTCACTTTCAGCGATTTTTGAAGATTTTGAAAATCAATTGATTCAATTGCTGTTATGCGAAGGTTTGTTTTACGCGATAAATTCTAATTCTGATGGTTTAATTACTCTTTGGTTCATCTCTTGCATGACCTCATATAGTAATTGATCGTTAGTTACGAACAGAATATTTTCGGCTATTGCTACTTCAGCAATAAGTGAGTCTTCTATATTATTGGACTTTTTCTTTTTTCCATCTAATTTTTGTTTTAGAATTGAAATTTCTTCTCCGCCAGTTTCGTTCCATTGCATTGTGTTCCAAGTCATATAACCCCAAATCATACTTTTAAGTCCAAAAATTTCTGGGTTTATTATATTATATATTCTTAGGAGATCTTCTTTTCTCGATATATTTTTAGTATTGTGAATTTCAGCCAATTGTAGTGGGGAAGCATAGAAAGTATATTTATTTGGATTAGGAAAAGGTATTTTTCCATCCAGGATTTCATTAAAGACGTTAGTATCGAATAGTATTTTAGTTTTTTCCATGAATATAATGGGAATTAGTTATAGAATTTTTGAAAGTAAGTCTATAGCTTTATTTGGATCTATCCCTTCTAGTTTTTGAAAACTATTTAAATCTGTATGATTTACCCGTATAATTGAATGATCCAGGTTGTCATAGTCAATATCTATGAATAGATTTACTGTAGAAACAACTTGTGTCGTATCAAGTTGTAAGAGAGCTCCTTTCATCCAAGAGGTTATATGAAGAGGAAGATGTTTCTTCGAGAGGAGTAATTATTTGTATATCTGTCAGAATATCGTAGGGAAACTGATTTGATGATTTTATTCGTTCTGAAGTAGCGATAATGATTAGATTTTTAAGATAAATTTCAAATTGGTTTCTTTTTCTTAATAATTCCTTTTTTGCTATATCTAGGGAGATAAGTGTGACAAAATCACCGAAAACATACCCTTCCTCTCCTGAGTAAGATCTTGCTTTATACCAAATTACCACTTCGCCAGTTTTTAAAGTCTTTTCTATTTTTGCTGTGAGTAAAATTATTGAACCTTTAGTTATCGTTTTTATTCTTTCAGATTCCTTAGTGTAAGATTCTCTAAGTGTCACATCACCGGTTACTTTTCCGTATTTTTCATACTCATATTCTTCTATTTTTGGTCTGTTGCATTGTAGTGTAAGAAATATTAATAGAGTTATATATAAGTATTTCATTTTCTCTTTCCTGTGATTTTTACAAACTTTCGCATAACGAACTAGTGTTACCGAAGTTCCCCGACCCTGAGTCCCGCCGGGACGTTAGGGACTGGCATGTAGCTTGCGTTTGCAAGCGAATTCCAGAAGGGGAATTTGCCGTAGGCCGAGCGAGGCCTTGTGTCGAAGTGTAGCGGTAACCGCTGTTATACGAAGTCGCAAGTTATAAGATTAGATAAAAACAGCAGGAGAAATATTGAATTTTTCAGCCAAAGCCTTGATTTGCCGAACATTTAAATCTCTTTTTCCATTCAATATTTCAGAAACAACACCTTGACTACCCAAAACACTTAAATCCTTTTGAGTAAGATTATTTTCTTCCATCAGAAACTTTAAAACTTCGATTGGTTCAGCATTAGGCTGAATAAAGTGATCATTTTCATATTCTTCAATCAGATTACCAACTGTTTCGAGAAGAGGAGCAAGTAGATGTTTTTCATTATTACCAACTTCATCAATAAGTTCATCTAAAACTTTCACAAGTTTTTTATATTGTTTATCAGTGTGTGGAACAGAGAGAATATCT
Protein-coding regions in this window:
- a CDS encoding helix-turn-helix domain-containing protein → MKLLSLKIRAELAEIIESIWWFESGIGIPSSDSAIVVPHSSAKLIVPVCGKLKTEEFGLTNEYPLSKILVTGIWDHPVSIRSSEYQINTLIFRLTTIGGYQIFPFPLHESTNKILYFSDIFGKPVNNLEESISNIKDPYRISDSIQEFLIYMKNLLNRENPIVNYVVSQIQIQKGQYFIQEIFEDIGYSKRYIDKLFQSYVGVSPKLISSIERFQSIYKTWAKTDIIHFQKLGLLDLYYDQSHFIKEFKKYTGHSPNRFTSKENQFGKLFYKNL
- a CDS encoding MepB family protein, encoding MSVMKSISTSKKNLPEFLKNLQNSLFDPFELLIEEVYLDEESKEYNACYLKTKNIKFIFRTAKSTPKKIGQFVTLWKRSKNGPIEPFLYKDNIDLYIIETINQNKTGYFLFSKVVLNEKGILFGKHIGKRGFRVYPSWDKPNNKQGITTQKWQLSYFVESTDIKDNLKALKTHLEIFIK
- a CDS encoding DMT family transporter; the encoded protein is MSWILLLIAGLFEVLFAFCLGKTKDTTGTETYLWYLGFLISLIISMGLLIKVTQTLPIGTSYAVWTGIGALGTVVIGILFFKEPMEFWRLFFLSTLVLSVVGLKIVSH
- a CDS encoding ArsR/SmtB family transcription factor translates to MVEFKKKELVLDRVFAALADHSRRQMLARLRKGSLSISELAEPFEMSFAGVAKHIEVLTEAQLVKKVRAPEDGRSYRLELQNQTLTEASNWIIYHQEFWTNKLANLEAFFEEKVREQPSVKSRKKN
- a CDS encoding SRPBCC family protein; the protein is MNNQVLKVERKINAERKSLFQAWLDVKDFSRWFLSGELIGIESVTLDPRPGGKFLINMSLDGKILPHTGEYITIDEPNKLVFTWCSHATDNRNTLVTVTFTDLSDVIIENSKEKSQKPKTLVTLVHEMLTNDIQIKNHNYGWTSILEGLDQWFSK
- a CDS encoding SRPBCC family protein, which gives rise to MGIYHKVGIRATEKEVISALTTKSGLANWWTKEVGGDFTSGVSTVGDMISFGFGHGNVIEMKVQELTPNRVLWECISGPEDWIESHIDFQLKLGNTSSGEKLTILFFRHKDWKLETEFTAHCSMKWATFLLSLKNYIENGVGKPSPEDIKIDDIN
- a CDS encoding glutathione S-transferase family protein, which translates into the protein MIELFEFALSGNCYKVRLMLSLINLKYESRIVNGLEKEHKAASFLAMNPFGQVPVLKDKGNVLRDSQGILVYLALAYAESSWFPMDPVQSAEVVAWLSTAANEVSRGPGALRSHYLLGRPINLEEAKSVTENVLSILENRLTNRNWLATDSITIADIAIYPYIALCHQGKVDLFPYENIRKWMVRIESLPNYISMQGIDKQVL
- a CDS encoding DUF4256 domain-containing protein; translation: MSKKKKLTLKQSEDLIKELRTRFEKNRNRHKNLEWEKVQKKLESNPDKLWSLYEMEKTGGEPDVVGYDQNTNEYVFIDCSPESPKDRRSICYDLKALEERKENKPKNSAVGMAMEMGIELLTEKQYRELQTLGNFDTKTSSWILTPASIRNLGGALFADFRYNTVFIYHNGAESYYAARGFRGSLRV
- a CDS encoding YdeI/OmpD-associated family protein; this translates as MNQINTIPTLEFKTQNKFENWLKKNHENSIGIWLRIFKKDTGLKSISYSEALDVALCYGWIDSQKQKFDEQSWLQKFSPRTAKSIWSKVNTGHVERLINEGKMKSPGLIAVEKAKADGRWDKAYDSPTKMIIPNDFLLELSKNKNAEDFFKKLNKTNLFSIGFRIHTAKKTETRDKRIKEIIEKLAKGENI
- a CDS encoding SH3 domain-containing protein, which encodes MKYLYITLLIFLTLQCNRPKIEEYEYEKYGKVTGDVTLRESYTKESERIKTITKGSIILLTAKIEKTLKTGEVVIWYKARSYSGEEGYVFGDFVTLISLDIAKKELLRKRNQFEIYLKNLIIIATSERIKSSNQFPYDILTDIQIITPLEETSSSSYNLLDERSSLTT
- a CDS encoding helix-turn-helix domain-containing protein; translated protein: MIQEIEKVKNVWQDVKDILSVPHTDKQYKKLVKVLDELIDEVGNNEKHLLAPLLETVGNLIEEYENDHFIQPNAEPIEVLKFLMEENNLTQKDLSVLGSQGVVSEILNGKRDLNVRQIKALAEKFNISPAVFI